The genomic segment CGCACGGTCCTCTTCATCGACGAGATGCAACGCTTTAATCGGGCACAGCAAGACTTGTTTCTGCCCGTGCTAGAACGAGGTCACATCACATTGCTAGCAGCTACGACGGAAAATCCATCTTTCCGGCTGCAGGGCGCACTGCTCTCGCGACTCCGAGTCGTCGTGCTCTCGAAACTCACTGAAGACGACTGTCTCTATATCCTCGAGCAAGCCATGGCTCGTGTTCGCCGTGGACACGACGATGAATTTCAAGGCGGTGCCTACGCGTGGATCGACTCGGAGCTCCTTCGCTGGATCGCGCGTATGGCAGAtggcgatgcacgcgcggcgctccaaGCACTCGAATTGGCACTGGTGAGCGAAGGACACCAAGACCGCGAGCACCTCCAGACAAGTctgcgacgcaccgcccTCAAGTAcgatcgtgctggcgaTGCACACTACGACACGATCAGCGCCTTGCATAAAAGTATCCGTGGCTCAGACCCAGATGCCGCGCTGTACTGGCTTGCACGGATGGTGGCCGGCGGGGACGATCCCCTGTTcatcgcgcggcgcctcaTTGTGTGTGCCTCGGAAGACTGCTGCTCTGCTGAGATGCTGAATCTCGCTACAGCAACGTACCGCGCGTGCGAAATTGTCGGATTGCCCGAGTGCGGCATCAACTTATCGCACTGCGTCGTCACCCTGGCCGAATGCCCCAAAAGCACACGGTCGTACCGCGCCTGGAAAAAGGCCCTGTCCAAGGTGGCGTCAGACTACAATTACCCTGTACCACTACATATACGGAATGCACCGACGCGCTTGATGAAGGAATTGGGTTACAGTGCCATGTATCGCTACGAACCATCGTTTGCGCACCCCGTGTATCAGGAGTTTTTCCCGCCTGAACTCCACGGCACGCGATTTCtctcgccgccgccatcgcCAGAGAGCGTGTCGCACGTGCTACCAACCGAGGCGGCCACGGGCCCCGGATCGTGTCAGCGCCAGTTCCAGCTGGGAGACCGAGCCGTTGACTTGGACCTGCTGCAAGAGTGGGAGGAAAAGCGGAACGATCACCAGCCATGGGCTGGTCGCGCTGCCTTAGAACGTCGACTTCAGCGGCAGGGGTCGGCCCCATAGATGTCACGTGGCACTATACCATCCACATGGTGTACACTGTGGAGAGAAAAAATCCGTCTCGGAGCGTGGcgacgccacgacgctgggCGATGGATCTCGTGCCAGTGACAGATGTGTGTGAATACATTCAGACGCTCAAAGTGGCGGAGTTGAAAGAGCACATCAAGGAATTCAATGGGCGCCTGCCTTTTTGCCCACATATGCGGTTGTCAGGCAACAAGAACGACTTGGTCCAGCGACTCACCGAAGCGGTTGTCATGGCATGTGCCAACATACAGTCGTATCAGGAAATGCTGGCGGTAATTAGACCTTTGGGATTCGATGAATGGTGCATGGATCATGTACATTTACGGCGCGCGATGAGTCGATACAGAGCATGCTATGGCTGTGCGCCTACGGCTGACCAGGGCGGTCacgacagcgccgcgctgccaTCCGTGACGATGCGTTCTGCCGCCACAGACGCTGCGAATCCCATGACATGGACAGCTCCGACCCAAGGCTTGACGCCACGGTCGCTCAAGCAGCTTCGGTTTTGGTCGTCGCCCTTCTACGAGGTCCTCGAATTCGTTTCGTCCATTGTGCAGGTGCCAGAGGCTCCTCCCTCGACGGGTCGTCGCCAGGTCGGCATGTCGTTCACTCTTTCACAGCAGCAGGTGGACCAGCTCCGTGATACCCAGCATCTGCACCAGTTGCGTTTGTTCTGTACGACGTTTGATCACTTTATGGCCTCTGTCTCGCCATCCCACCAGGCAGCCCCCGTCGAGTTTCCATTTACATGCGATGCCCGCATCAATGATCACTCTTTGAATGTCAATCTACGAGGAAATAAAAAACATGCAGGCCGCGTCTCGCCACCAAACCTGAATCGGAACGGGCACTTGTCCATGCAGCCGGGCAAGTTGAATCGAGTTGAACTGTCTTACGCTAATTCGCCCGCTCGCCATACCATGgtcgtggcgctgtgcaAAATCACAACAGCAGAATACCTCACAGAGCAGCTGAAGCTTCGTCGGTACCGCTCCAAAGAGGCCGTCATGGCTATGATGCGCGAAAAGGCCAAAGATGAAGACATTGAGACAGGCGCATCGACCCTTAAGCTGACATGTCCGTTGACCTACATGCGCATGAGCATTCCATGTCGCTCAAATACCTGTGATCACATCCAATGCTTCGATGCGCTGAGTTTCTACTCGATGAACGAGCAGTCTCCTCAGTGGCAGTGCCCTGTATGCAGCAAAGATATCAGGTCAGAGGATTTGCACATGGATGGCTACGTGGAAGACATTCTGCGCCGGGTACCAGCCGACTGCGAAGCCGTGCTTGTCGAGTCAGATGGCACATGGCACACTGCCGACGACCAATACCATACTGACTCTCCTTTTATCAAACAGCCCGTGTCAGCACCTCCGCTGCCTatggacgatgatgacACGCCCGATAACTCGCCCATGCCATCAACGCATGCGTCTCCTCCTCATGGATTTGCACAACCTAAAGAGGAACTGGCAACACCTCCCGTCACACCTAGCATACCCATTTCTGTACCGCCGCCTGAGTCAGAGGCACCACCCCCCAGCCACGTCATTGACTTGACCCTGAGTAGTGACGAAGACATGTAATGTAGCGTCCATTTCGGCCCATTTTCCCATGTGGAGAATGATCACACTGGTTGGTCGATTGCCACGAtggcgacgtcggcgtctGTGTATAACTACGAGCGTACGACGCGTCAGATTCTTAAGCGACACAGAAAAGATCCGGCTAGCTTTATCCTACACTTACACCCCCAGTTCATGCGCTTTGAGAAGCAGGTACGCACTTCGAATGACTTATAATAGGATGGCTACTTTTTGTTGGAATCACGCACCACCGACTTTCTTGACTATCTCTGCAGACAAATTATACCCGTGGATTTGATGGACGTTTTTCAACAAGCCGGTGTACCGTTCTTCGAGGGATGCTTGATCGTCGAGGTACACGATCATCGCAAACCTTGTCCTGGCTCGGGCACCAGCTTGAACCATTTTGGCCCAGACGGTCGTCGTCTGTATCCTTCAAATACATCCCTGTATTATTTACGTGAAGGCGGTCGCTATGGCACGCAAGCCAACAATGGTGCTTGTCGTTTTCTGTCATTGAAAGATGAAACAAGTCCTAGTCCCGAAGGCGTGGAAATCTACCGCATGATCCTTCGGTCCTCAGATGAAACCATCTGGAATGACCTGCGCATGATGGATATCAAGGCTGGTGGGGTATGGAGCGATGAAGATGCCCTGCGGATTGAATCACAGATCTTACATCTCACCGCCCCGCCTTTGTGCCTCACGCCAGACTCACATGTAACTCGTATCGCTAATACCATGCTCAGCAGTACCATGCCATCTGCATTCCACGCCGGTAGTGCTTCAAGGCCGCATAGTCGAGTGGACAGGGCTACTGGCCACAAACTCAACAGTGTCGAActcgagcaagtcgagaATCGAGACGCCCGAAGGCTGCAAATCATGAATATGATGAGGCATGGATGGTCATCAACTACTCAGAATGATCTGCCAGGCGAGTCCAAGGCGGGCATGTCTAGGTCTTCTTGCCTTGAGACTCTAAGGAAGATGCGTCAAAACTACGCCGAGACTGCACAGGAAGGGCCAACCGTCGTGCCTGTCACGCAAAATATATCTGACAAGTCTGAAGCGAAGAAGATACCCGCTGCTACACGCAAAAAGCGCAGCAAAGGTAATGACGAATCTAATACGCCCGATACCAAAAAtgctgctgcttcttcaACGGAAGCACAGCGAGTGCGTACGAAACGTCGCAAAAAGGACGCATCTCCTGTTGAAGACAAAACTAAATCCAAGTCCGATATGTCCCCTGCTAGGGCAGAGTCCAAAACACCATCTTCGCCATTTATACCGGGTCCCTCAGACTCAAACAACCTATCCAATACCAGTGTGTCTACTATTTTGTCTCCTACATCTAAAGGCAAGTCCAGCCCACTTGTCCTGCCTGGTGGGACTGAATTGAACAAAACACCCAAAATAACGAATTCTCCCATCTTACCCTCAGGCAAAGTGAAGCCAACGTTCTCGTCCGGCTTATTCAATTCATGGAACCAGCAAAACAGCTAGTTTGACTGGCTCCTATGCCAGTCGTACTTAAGCTGTTTCCATTCGTCCAAGCTTAATTTTGCGACAAATGACGTCCTGTCAGAGCACGTTTCATGCAGAATGCAAATAGGCTCCTATCCCGTTTCACCAGACGAACACAGCCCCCTAATCTCCCCCAAAATATCATCCGCACTGGGCCTGCGAATGTATGCAGGTAATACGTTTTCGTGCTTAGGGCTCCCAAAGTACTACTTTCTGATTTGCATACGTCAACCAATGCATTTAAAGTATGAAGCATGCCTAAATGGACCAATCACATGAGATAATAAAGCATGCCTTAATCAGAGTAAAGCATCACTTTATGCACGCTTGCACGCGTCGCGAAAGTGACAAACCTCAATATTCAGTGTATGTTTCAGGCCCAccgcgccttggccgcaTCAAACACCGTTGCTCATTTATTCGCACAGGTTATCAGGCATATTCTTTCCCCCCACCTTCAACCTTTCTCACGCAGGACGCTGGACGTCGTATATACTACACTGCAAATGAAGCTCTCGATGTCAGCACTTTGTATTATGGCGGCATCGCTTGCCGTCTCTTCGGTTCTTGCCGATTTTCAGTATGGTTTGCCCTGGGGTGGTGATTCGAGGTGGGCGGCGTCTATTGCCAAGAAGTCCTCGTCTTGGTACCATCACTGGGAGAACGGTCTCGTTCATGAGCTTGGCCATCTCGAATACGTTCCTACCTTTTGGGGTCCGACAAAGTGGTCTCAATGGAACAAGCGTAAGCATGAGATGAACCATCTTCACATCGAGCACCTCCTGGCTTTCAACGAGCCAGATGTCAAGGGTCAGGCCAACATCGACCCTGATACGGCGGTAGGTCTCTTCATGCAAGAGCTGCAGCCATATGCACGCAAGGGTGTCAAGGTCAGCTCTCCTCAAATGGTGTGGGACCTTGACTGGCTGTCAAAGTTCATGAACAAATGCCACGAGGCTGGGTGCAGCATCTCTTTTATCGCGCTTCATTGGTACGGGGGTCCTCGTGACATCGAAGCACTAAAGAAGTGGGTCCGGTCAGTTCACGATAAGTTCAAGATGCCCATTTGGATTACTGAGTACGGTCTGAACGCCAAATCGAACCCTTCGGATGATGACACTATCGGCTTCCTGGCAGAATCGCTCGAATGGATGTCTACTCAACCCTACATTCACCGTGTCGCATGGAACGGTTGCTATGATGTTGGCTCCAAACCCGACTCGTTTATTTCTGCCAAGAATGCTTACTTCAAGGACGGCTCTGGTGCTCTTCGAGCAATTGCTCACGCCTGGTTTAGTGGTAAAGGCAACATTCTCATGTCGAATCCTAACTTCAAGATTGTGAACAACACTCGCAACTCTGCTGATGATTCACTGTCGAGGCACAAAGCACACCGTAAGAGGTTCCTATTGTAAACTATTTCGCACTCAGTTTATGGTAAGCGCGAACACGCCGAAATGCCTAGAAGCGTGTATTGTGTAACTTAGGTGGTCTGGTTACCATCTATTTTTTGGATTTTTTTGACAATGGTTCACTTCTGCCCGCTAAATGTACTCCCTTTTGTTGTTGAGGCTTTGCGGTTATAGTTTTTATATGGTTAAGTCTTAATTGCTTGGCAAAGGCAAGACGCTTGTACTATAAGGGTCATGAACCTTTTCGTAAGCGTTGAGTGAAACAAAAAAGGAACTCCCAACGTGGGGCTCGAACCCACGACATTCAGATTACTCTTCGCATTCGAAGAGACTCTATTAAGAGTCTGACGCTCTACCGACTGAGCTAGCCGGGATGAATTCTACCAGCTGCGGGCACCACATGTTATATAAAATATTAGGAAAGCATCTAGTCTATTGTcatcgcgcggcgcgcgtcaaATGACGCGTGTTCTTCGTTAGGCAATATCATTATGTCAATCGCTGGCGATGACCTGCCTGTGCAAGTAACTCATATACCTGGCATTACTCGTGTGAGGTATACAAACTCTACCAAGCAAGATGTTCGACTCGTGACAGCAGGCGAGGACCATCTTGTGCGTTTGCTGCCTTCGGAGCCCACGGCCACTGATGTTATACCATTGGTAATGGAAGATGCGACACAAAATATTTCGTGGATTGAAGCCAACAACAAATACCTTGTTACAGCATCTGAGGATGGTGCTGTGCGCCTATACCAACATGCTCTTCAAAGCGAGGATGATCCCCAAAAGGCGACTTCATGTATCCGAATTGTGCGACGTGAAGTGCTGCCTGTTCGATGTGTTTCGCTTGAGCGGGCCACTGAATCTCCTCGGGCAGCTATCTGTTCGGATGAATTGATCATTCGAGTGGCTAGTGTGGAAGATCCGCGTCAAATTACTCTGCTCACCGGGCACACTCGTGGTGTGCGTGCTGCAAGCTGGAGCCCTATTTTACCGCTTCTAGTTTCATGCGGTAGTGATGGTGATATTCGAGTGTGGGATATGTCTTCTTCGGAAGGTTCATGTGTTAAGGTCATTTCAAATCAACTTCCTGCTCTGAGACCAGAGAGTGAATATACTTCTTTAGCTTGTTGGCATCCCAGTGGTCGTTTGCTTGCAATCCCTCTCAAAACAAAAGAAATTGGTCTATTCAATGCTCCAGAGATGTTGCAACAAGCAAGATCTCCGGATATGTGGTGCATGGTGAGTGTTTTGTCTGCTTCAAGTGGTGTGGACAGTGCGGAATATCGTCCTTCCTCAGGGTCCATATCTGCGCTTGAATTCTGTCCAAACGGTCGATACTTGGCAGTAGCCACGGAGGATAATCGAATTTGCATTTGGGCCATCGATTCACAAAAAGTTGTGCGCGCACACGCGACCGAAGCGCTTGTGACGGGCCTGAGCTGGCATCCGTCAAAAGATGTGCTAGCCTGGACAGACACTCAAGGCCAACTGACTCGATGGGAGACTGTGCTCGGCTCGAATATGCCAAGCCCTTGTGAAGATATAGCAGTACAGGCCCCTGTGATATCTATTGAGGGAAAGGGAGCCTTGGACCACGAGTTGGACGACCTATTCAACGATACACCCTTGGATGACGATCAAGCAGAAGAGCCACAGCCCAAACGGATGCGTATGTCCCGTGGTACAGAGGACGTATCCATTAGGCAGTCAACGTTCCAGCCAAGCTCGACGCCTATgattgcgcagcgccgctACTTGGGCGTATCGACGCTGGGCACACTGACCTCTGTGGACCAAGATACGCACCAGACCATTGTATTTGAGTCATATGACACGTCGGCGCGTCGAAACTTTCGATTTACCGATCACTTTGGGTACAGTCTGGCCAGTATGGCAGCTCAAGGTATCTTATTCGCTTGTGAGTCCGAGGCAGAGAACCCCAGTGTCGTGTTTTATCGCCCGTTTGATGACATCCCAGGTGTCCAAACTGAATGGAGTATCAGTTTGCCCCCTGGCGAAAATGCTACGGCCTTGGCCTTAGGTGGTGTACCCAATGTCGGCTCATTAGCTGATATGCACGAAAATGGCTCGGGCCTGGTGGATGAGAGTCGCACGTCGCCAGCAACGTCGGTCGTAGCGACGTCTCGAGGTATGCTGCGCTTTTTTGGACCAAGTGGCATGCAACGCTACGTGTGGGCGTTAGGAGCACCCGTTGTGACTCTGGCCGCCAAtgcgcatggtgcgcttGTTGTGTACCAGGCTGCCCCATCTACAACTGCGCAGACATTTTTAGCTTACCTTTTGGTGGAGTTTTCGCAATGGTGTATCATGCAGCAAGGTACCCTGCCCCTAGGCCCAGATTCGACCCTCACATGGGCTGGCATGGATGAGCTTGGTACGCCAGCGATTTTTGACTCTATGGGTATGCTGTATACGCTAGACCGCGCCTGGCGTCCCGGCCAGGGCCGTTGGGTGCCCGCCTTGGACACGCAATTGGCGCTTCAGC from the Malassezia restricta chromosome II, complete sequence genome contains:
- a CDS encoding E3 SUMO-protein ligase PIAS1 → MVYTVERKNPSRSVATPRRWAMDLVPVTDVCEYIQTLKVAELKEHIKEFNGRLPFCPHMRLSGNKNDLVQRLTEAVVMACANIQSYQEMLAVIRPLGFDEWCMDHVHLRRAMSRYRACYGCAPTADQGGHDSAALPSVTMRSAATDAANPMTWTAPTQGLTPRSLKQLRFWSSPFYEVLEFVSSIVQVPEAPPSTGRRQVGMSFTLSQQQVDQLRDTQHLHQLRLFCTTFDHFMASVSPSHQAAPVEFPFTCDARINDHSLNVNLRGNKKHAGRVSPPNLNRNGHLSMQPGKLNRVELSYANSPARHTMVVALCKITTAEYLTEQLKLRRYRSKEAVMAMMREKAKDEDIETGASTLKLTCPLTYMRMSIPCRSNTCDHIQCFDALSFYSMNEQSPQWQCPVCSKDIRSEDLHMDGYVEDILRRVPADCEAVLVESDGTWHTADDQYHTDSPFIKQPVSAPPLPMDDDDTPDNSPMPSTHASPPHGFAQPKEELATPPVTPSIPISVPPPESEAPPPSHVIDLTLSSDEDM
- a CDS encoding SAGA complex subunit spt20, with product MATSASVYNYERTTRQILKRHRKDPASFILHLHPQFMRFEKQDGYFLLESRTTDFLDYLCRQIIPVDLMDVFQQAGVPFFEGCLIVEVHDHRKPCPGSGTSLNHFGPDGRRLYPSNTSLYYLREGGRYGTQANNGACRFLSLKDETSPSPEGVEIYRMILRSSDETIWNDLRMMDIKAGGVWSDEDALRIESQILHLTAPPLCLTPDSHVTRIANTMLSSTMPSAFHAGSASRPHSRVDRATGHKLNSVELEQVENRDARRLQIMNMMRHGWSSTTQNDLPGESKAGMSRSSCLETLRKMRQNYAETAQEGPTVVPVTQNISDKSEAKKIPAATRKKRSKGNDESNTPDTKNAAASSTEAQRVRTKRRKKDASPVEDKTKSKSDMSPARAESKTPSSPFIPGPSDSNNLSNTSVSTILSPTSKGKSSPLVLPGGTELNKTPKITNSPILPSGKVKPTFSSGLFNSWNQQNS
- a CDS encoding putative ATPase; its protein translation is MASQPAEHERVACPNCAARLPFAVMNEHLDRCLQKTPSPEKKRPAQNEAPRSKARRTTTLPFAERMRPHSLDEYVGQDEVVRGSLRALLRKGHIPSMVLWGPPGSGKTTLARIVTHEATTPQGPPFRFVELSATTASANDVKRLVDEAVHRQSLTGQRTVLFIDEMQRFNRAQQDLFLPVLERGHITLLAATTENPSFRLQGALLSRLRVVVLSKLTEDDCLYILEQAMARVRRGHDDEFQGGAYAWIDSELLRWIARMADGDARAALQALELALVSEGHQDREHLQTSLRRTALKYDRAGDAHYDTISALHKSIRGSDPDAALYWLARMVAGGDDPLFIARRLIVCASEDCCSAEMLNLATATYRACEIVGLPECGINLSHCVVTLAECPKSTRSYRAWKKALSKVASDYNYPVPLHIRNAPTRLMKELGYSAMYRYEPSFAHPVYQEFFPPELHGTRFLSPPPSPESVSHVLPTEAATGPGSCQRQFQLGDRAVDLDLLQEWEEKRNDHQPWAGRAALERRLQRQGSAP
- a CDS encoding chromosome transmission fidelity protein 4; translated protein: MSIAGDDLPVQVTHIPGITRVRYTNSTKQDVRLVTAGEDHLVRLLPSEPTATDVIPLVMEDATQNISWIEANNKYLVTASEDGAVRLYQHALQSEDDPQKATSCIRIVRREVLPVRCVSLERATESPRAAICSDELIIRVASVEDPRQITLLTGHTRGVRAASWSPILPLLVSCGSDGDIRVWDMSSSEGSCVKVISNQLPALRPESEYTSLACWHPSGRLLAIPLKTKEIGLFNAPEMLQQARSPDMWCMVSVLSASSGVDSAEYRPSSGSISALEFCPNGRYLAVATEDNRICIWAIDSQKVVRAHATEALVTGLSWHPSKDVLAWTDTQGQLTRWETVLGSNMPSPCEDIAVQAPVISIEGKGALDHELDDLFNDTPLDDDQAEEPQPKRMRMSRGTEDVSIRQSTFQPSSTPMIAQRRYLGVSTLGTLTSVDQDTHQTIVFESYDTSARRNFRFTDHFGYSLASMAAQGILFACESEAENPSVVFYRPFDDIPGVQTEWSISLPPGENATALALGGVPNVGSLADMHENGSGLVDESRTSPATSVVATSRGMLRFFGPSGMQRYVWALGAPVVTLAANAHGALVVYQAAPSTTAQTFLAYLLVEFSQWCIMQQGTLPLGPDSTLTWAGMDELGTPAIFDSMGMLYTLDRAWRPGQGRWVPALDTQLALQPRSADAETTRPRVRCWPIGITATHLLALLLPTSQLYPQPSGPRPLVQELELSLYMAQRDSTATPLEELALRRALLASAIRDARAATGLDLMPKRLSAQESDPVQLDMEADKALLQIVQLACKADRYARALDASRALHSEATLEAALKIAHFFHLPSLADRMEQIRAPLIIHQQFQTEMVERSCGTDALLRNIARMQVPAPTPAPPAPVLDDPRTALRKDGFGSRTPRASSSVLAREGLAHQQQMQAPTPSMTSSDWLPPSSSLPSAAPSPAPPTEPDEIAAPSSTPPVRMNPFARTHSIAKERHLHKSTSFFERVDATAKRKDDTDDADRTEKRSSSSRQSTLASFAYKDASQDA